One window from the genome of Commensalibacter oyaizuii encodes:
- a CDS encoding DUF3297 family protein has protein sequence MTDTLPDRLSADPTSPYFNEEILNNGVGIRFKGVEKDNVLEYCISEQWVRVTVGNTTTRDGKPMTMKLSGPVEAYVKKEEK, from the coding sequence ATGACGGATACTCTTCCAGATCGTCTTTCTGCCGATCCCACCAGCCCTTATTTTAATGAAGAAATCTTAAACAATGGCGTTGGCATTCGTTTCAAAGGCGTTGAAAAAGACAACGTTTTGGAATATTGCATCAGTGAACAATGGGTTCGTGTTACTGTTGGTAATACAACGACCCGTGACGGCAAACCTATGACTATGAAATTAAGTGGTCCCGTTGAAGCCTATGTTAAAAAAGAAGAAAAATAA
- a CDS encoding dienelactone hydrolase family protein, whose protein sequence is MIIQTDETIDLETPTGTMRCHVFRPATEGKYSAVIFYSEIYQVTQPIRRLAAYIAGQGYIVLVPEVYHEYEPLGTVLAYDKEGTDRGNCLKFKKPVSAYDSDADAVIKWARTYTYCNGKIGTMGVCLGGHLALRAALNPDVLAAACFYATNVHDSTLGQGQSDDTIHRLDELKGETMFVWGRQDPHVPFEGRIKIQQALQAAGSTYEWHEFNAQHAFLRDEGPRYDSELFQICIGLVLRLFARRL, encoded by the coding sequence ATGATTATTCAGACTGACGAGACCATTGATCTTGAAACACCGACGGGTACAATGCGTTGTCATGTTTTTCGTCCTGCTACGGAGGGAAAATATTCAGCAGTTATTTTTTATTCAGAAATTTACCAAGTAACGCAACCTATTCGACGATTAGCCGCCTATATTGCTGGACAAGGATATATCGTTCTTGTTCCAGAAGTGTATCATGAATACGAGCCTTTGGGTACAGTTTTAGCTTATGATAAAGAGGGAACTGATCGTGGTAATTGTTTAAAATTTAAAAAACCTGTTTCAGCTTATGATTCTGATGCTGACGCGGTAATTAAATGGGCCAGAACCTATACGTATTGCAACGGTAAGATTGGTACAATGGGTGTTTGCTTGGGGGGGCATTTGGCGTTGCGTGCAGCATTAAACCCCGATGTTTTGGCAGCAGCTTGTTTTTATGCAACGAACGTGCATGATTCAACTTTGGGTCAGGGCCAATCCGATGATACTATTCATCGTTTGGATGAATTAAAAGGCGAAACCATGTTTGTATGGGGAAGGCAAGATCCTCATGTTCCTTTTGAGGGCAGAATTAAAATTCAGCAGGCGTTACAAGCCGCAGGGTCTACATATGAGTGGCATGAATTTAATGCACAACATGCTTTTTTGCGTGATGAAGGGCCTAGATACGACTCAGAATTATTTCAGATTTGTATAGGGTTGGTTCTTCGTTTATTTGCGCGACGTTTATAA
- the crcB gene encoding fluoride efflux transporter CrcB: MINSIVMISVGGALGCLMRWGLGNWLNGLFPYLPLGTLAANCIAGYLIGVAVALFTMIPALVPWRLFVITGFLGGLSTFSSFSSEVVLSLQQGRFLWAGTEIVVHVLCSVLLTILGMMTVYSFR, encoded by the coding sequence ATGATAAATTCAATTGTAATGATCAGTGTCGGTGGTGCATTAGGCTGTTTGATGCGCTGGGGATTAGGGAACTGGCTAAATGGTCTGTTTCCTTATTTACCTTTGGGGACGTTGGCAGCAAATTGTATTGCTGGGTATTTAATTGGTGTGGCGGTTGCTCTTTTTACAATGATCCCTGCATTGGTTCCGTGGCGTTTGTTTGTGATTACAGGATTTTTAGGGGGATTGTCGACGTTTTCTTCTTTTTCTTCCGAGGTGGTACTGTCATTACAACAAGGACGGTTTTTGTGGGCTGGAACTGAAATCGTGGTTCATGTTTTATGTTCCGTTCTTTTAACGATATTAGGCATGATGACAGTATACTCTTTTCGCTAA
- a CDS encoding DegQ family serine endoprotease — translation MINLFQKGKTIKVFSGITPYVKQGLMASLFLGSSLSIGCYQVKAADILNNHAGAIKPVTSAQNLPNFVNLVKQVKPAVVSITTQMAVGGDEQVIGGFPDGNSFQGGIPFPFPMFPQQMPKQIIEGRGSGFIISPNGYIVTNNHVVKDAKKITVSLDDGSKYQAKVIGRDPKTDLALLKIQSDKPFPFIQLGDSNGIEPGEWVIAVGDPYGLGGTVTAGIVSARGRDIGDGPYDSFIQIDAPINRGNSGGPLFSQDGKVVGVNTAILSPSGGSIGIGFAIPSNTVKNIIGQLEKNGHVTRGYLGVAAQAITPSMVKALKLPAPDHGKTPDGALIASISPGSPAEKSGLKVGDVLLSLNGKTVDSPRDLAVRVASIAPGTTVTFNVQRDGIKKEIKVQIANLNDNKPDSKEVVNKPGNLGVALSPLTPEVRQQVGVDDKVKGVVISGITNGSPADKAGLQPGDVIVSVDNRDIDNPKAAISAVHDALKKDTTVLLRVLRGNQALFVPVSTADGE, via the coding sequence ATGATCAATCTTTTTCAAAAAGGTAAAACGATTAAAGTTTTTTCTGGGATAACCCCATATGTAAAACAAGGGTTAATGGCTTCCTTGTTTTTAGGTAGCTCTCTATCTATTGGGTGTTATCAGGTTAAGGCTGCCGATATTTTAAATAATCATGCTGGTGCAATCAAGCCGGTAACTTCCGCACAGAACTTGCCGAATTTTGTCAATTTGGTAAAGCAGGTTAAACCAGCGGTGGTGTCAATTACGACGCAAATGGCTGTCGGGGGTGATGAACAAGTGATTGGGGGATTTCCTGATGGAAATAGCTTTCAGGGAGGAATTCCATTTCCGTTCCCTATGTTTCCACAGCAAATGCCTAAACAGATTATAGAGGGACGGGGATCAGGTTTTATTATTTCCCCCAATGGATATATTGTCACCAACAACCATGTAGTTAAAGATGCAAAGAAGATTACGGTATCTTTAGATGATGGTTCAAAATATCAAGCAAAAGTAATTGGTCGCGACCCAAAGACAGATCTTGCCTTACTTAAAATCCAATCAGACAAACCCTTTCCTTTCATCCAATTAGGGGATTCTAATGGTATCGAACCTGGTGAATGGGTTATTGCTGTAGGGGATCCATATGGTTTAGGTGGAACGGTGACGGCTGGTATCGTTTCTGCACGGGGGCGTGATATTGGGGATGGCCCATACGATTCTTTTATTCAGATAGATGCTCCGATTAATCGTGGAAATTCTGGTGGGCCTTTGTTCTCTCAAGATGGTAAAGTTGTCGGAGTTAATACGGCCATTTTGTCACCTTCAGGGGGATCTATTGGTATTGGTTTTGCTATTCCATCCAACACAGTTAAGAACATTATTGGCCAATTGGAAAAGAATGGTCACGTAACAAGAGGCTATTTGGGGGTGGCTGCACAAGCGATTACACCGTCAATGGTGAAAGCACTTAAATTGCCAGCACCAGACCATGGAAAAACACCAGATGGTGCATTAATTGCTTCTATTTCCCCTGGCAGTCCTGCTGAAAAAAGTGGATTAAAAGTGGGGGATGTTCTTTTATCACTGAATGGAAAAACAGTTGATAGTCCGCGGGATCTAGCCGTACGAGTGGCCTCAATCGCTCCAGGAACAACGGTGACATTTAATGTTCAACGTGATGGGATTAAAAAAGAGATCAAAGTACAAATTGCTAATTTAAACGATAATAAACCAGACAGTAAAGAGGTTGTAAATAAACCAGGTAATCTTGGCGTTGCTTTATCCCCTCTTACCCCAGAAGTAAGACAGCAAGTCGGGGTTGATGATAAGGTTAAAGGCGTTGTTATCAGCGGTATAACCAATGGTTCACCAGCGGATAAGGCTGGATTACAACCAGGAGATGTTATTGTTTCAGTTGATAATCGTGACATTGATAACCCAAAGGCGGCTATCAGTGCCGTTCATGATGCTTTAAAAAAAGATACAACGGTTCTGTTACGGGTTCTGCGCGGTAATCAAGCATTATTTGTTCCTGTTAGCACGGCCGATGGCGAATAA
- a CDS encoding nucleoside deaminase, translating to MDIALKLAQHACDTGEIPVGALVIDKHGNIIAQAINQVENQQNPTKHAEILALQQACELLGQKRLIGCTLVVTLEPCSMCAGAASHYRVDRIVFGAYDPKGGGIEHGACVFSHRQTLHKPEIIGGVQEQASQKLLKFFFQQLR from the coding sequence ATGGATATAGCTTTAAAATTGGCGCAGCATGCCTGTGATACCGGTGAAATTCCTGTTGGGGCTTTAGTTATTGATAAACATGGAAATATCATTGCCCAAGCCATTAATCAGGTAGAAAACCAACAAAATCCAACAAAACATGCCGAAATTTTAGCGTTGCAGCAGGCATGCGAATTGTTGGGGCAAAAACGATTGATTGGATGTACATTGGTGGTAACTCTAGAACCCTGTTCAATGTGTGCAGGGGCTGCGTCGCACTACCGAGTAGATCGTATTGTTTTTGGCGCTTACGATCCTAAGGGTGGGGGAATAGAGCATGGTGCATGTGTGTTTTCACATCGTCAAACGTTGCATAAGCCTGAAATTATAGGTGGTGTCCAAGAGCAGGCCAGTCAAAAATTATTAAAATTTTTTTTTCAGCAGCTGCGCTAA
- a CDS encoding gamma-glutamyl-gamma-aminobutyrate hydrolase family protein, which translates to MIPQSLPLIGITLDILPGSSSAYSHYPWLALRKNYTTITTEAGGIPIGLTPVPSKTVPFLLDKIDGLIVSGGNFDIPPYLYSEHKIYNHTQLNEARTLFELQLLQEAWKRNMPVLGICGGAQLMAVMLGGSLYQHLPDDVPDALPHEQDLPPHQGSHSVLIQPDSILSSLSQRTSWAVNSSHHQAIKSPGTGKISAVAEDNIIEAIEDPSRDFLLGVQWHPEFAIEYPDRKIFSALISKAKLYAQNK; encoded by the coding sequence ATGATCCCTCAATCCTTACCCCTTATCGGTATTACCCTTGATATCTTACCAGGCTCTTCATCTGCATATTCTCATTATCCATGGTTAGCACTCAGAAAAAATTACACAACCATCACCACTGAGGCAGGCGGGATTCCCATTGGTCTTACCCCTGTTCCTTCGAAAACAGTTCCTTTTTTATTAGATAAAATTGACGGATTAATTGTTAGTGGAGGCAATTTCGACATTCCGCCTTATCTTTATAGTGAACATAAAATTTACAATCATACTCAGTTAAACGAAGCTCGTACGCTGTTCGAACTGCAATTATTACAAGAGGCATGGAAACGTAACATGCCAGTATTAGGTATTTGTGGGGGTGCACAATTAATGGCGGTCATGCTGGGGGGCAGTTTATATCAACATTTACCAGATGATGTCCCTGATGCCTTGCCCCATGAACAAGACCTTCCCCCTCATCAAGGCAGTCACAGTGTTTTAATTCAGCCAGATTCTATTTTATCTTCCCTCAGTCAACGCACATCGTGGGCAGTTAACTCTTCACATCATCAAGCTATTAAATCCCCAGGAACCGGTAAGATCAGTGCCGTTGCTGAAGATAATATTATCGAAGCGATCGAAGATCCGTCACGTGATTTTTTACTTGGTGTACAATGGCACCCTGAATTTGCCATTGAATATCCCGATCGTAAAATATTCTCTGCTTTAATTTCCAAGGCTAAACTTTATGCACAAAACAAATGA
- a CDS encoding pseudouridine synthase: MHKTNDTPSSPLPEPKGERIAKWLARAGVASRREAEAIIQEGKVYLNNVLVTQPATFVQENDIIKVNGEIISTPERTRLWRYHKPLGLITTHKDPEGRKTVFDSLPTFMPRVISVGRLDLNSEGLLLLTNDGSLARKLELPSNNWVRRYRVRVFGNIIPEKLNLLKKGVTVEGTHYAPMGITIDSQKNNNSWLTVSLQEGRNREIRKVMQYIDLQVNRLIRIAYGPFQLGTLAKGELDEISFKVIKEQVGLPTTSSSKK, encoded by the coding sequence ATGCACAAAACAAATGATACTCCTTCATCACCCCTACCTGAACCCAAAGGCGAGCGTATTGCCAAATGGTTGGCACGTGCGGGTGTGGCCTCGCGTCGTGAAGCAGAAGCAATTATTCAAGAGGGAAAAGTATATCTGAATAATGTATTGGTTACCCAACCTGCGACTTTTGTTCAGGAAAACGATATTATAAAGGTTAATGGGGAAATTATTTCTACCCCCGAACGCACTCGTTTGTGGCGTTATCATAAACCTTTAGGCTTAATTACAACTCACAAAGATCCAGAGGGTCGTAAGACCGTTTTTGATTCATTGCCCACTTTTATGCCCAGAGTTATCAGTGTGGGGAGGTTGGATTTAAATAGTGAGGGACTACTACTGCTAACCAATGATGGTTCACTGGCCAGAAAATTGGAATTGCCCAGCAATAATTGGGTCAGGCGATATAGAGTGCGGGTTTTTGGCAATATCATACCTGAAAAACTTAATCTACTAAAAAAAGGAGTAACCGTAGAGGGTACACACTATGCCCCGATGGGAATAACAATAGATTCACAAAAAAACAATAACTCTTGGCTTACCGTTTCCCTTCAAGAAGGACGTAATCGAGAAATTAGAAAAGTTATGCAATATATTGATTTACAAGTAAATCGCCTGATCCGTATTGCGTATGGTCCTTTTCAATTAGGGACATTGGCAAAAGGGGAACTTGATGAAATCTCTTTTAAAGTTATCAAAGAGCAAGTAGGGCTTCCTACAACTTCTAGTTCAAAAAAGTAA
- the rsmD gene encoding 16S rRNA (guanine(966)-N(2))-methyltransferase RsmD: MRIIAGKYKGTTLYAPPGKETRPTADRARQTLFDILLHAPWADRSFVEQAVILDAFAGTGAIGLEALSRGAQKAYFFEKNTKTLSFLEKNIQLCRANLNTILYKDVLLPPLVHTPCNLAFFDPPYQQNLVPQAIKNLENKNWFSKETLIVTETAVNEALSLDSSFSLLDERKVGAACLRFWKKTI, encoded by the coding sequence ATGCGTATTATTGCCGGAAAATACAAAGGCACAACATTATATGCCCCACCAGGCAAGGAAACACGTCCCACCGCGGATCGTGCCAGACAAACTTTGTTTGATATTTTGCTACACGCACCGTGGGCTGATAGGTCATTTGTCGAACAAGCCGTTATTTTGGATGCTTTTGCTGGTACCGGGGCGATTGGATTAGAAGCATTGTCCAGAGGGGCACAAAAAGCTTACTTTTTTGAAAAAAATACTAAGACCTTATCTTTCTTGGAAAAAAACATTCAACTTTGCCGTGCAAATCTCAATACAATCTTGTATAAAGATGTTTTGTTACCGCCATTGGTGCATACACCCTGTAATCTTGCTTTTTTTGATCCACCTTATCAACAGAATTTGGTCCCTCAGGCAATAAAAAATTTGGAAAATAAAAACTGGTTTTCAAAAGAAACATTAATTGTTACAGAAACAGCTGTTAATGAAGCTCTATCTTTGGATTCTTCATTCAGTTTACTTGACGAACGCAAAGTTGGCGCTGCCTGCTTAAGGTTCTGGAAAAAAACGATATGA
- a CDS encoding DNA translocase FtsK has protein sequence MIGRHKEKIISSELQSALGKRITQCSGWILWVFALLLTLALISYNPSDPSFNTSSNQPPTNLLGYVGAHLSDALFQWVGIASFFPVVVFLAWGWRIIRHQHLRGFIIRIIAMICAIPVSAAVIAAIPLFIADNYVPQWPSQSGIGGSVGFVIAQTSFTAAHDALGLLGKILIWILGIILSVLLIPLSMGLSKQEWQRIINFLHRIVATIIYVFSKKKKEASESDRYTNSTYSAPVRTYNKSPFQSDPNTIYDQDYIPPSYQESIRSTTQNPHPTPKKQTASSLAPDNTPIFDPQDLNDKNEQASTSYSSTVQNSASQTASPPVEIPRPAEYSQPNPVVPPKPKGIFSLLNKPIKEHLAPIKEHLTPIKETIQAADPYKEPQHYVAENAWSFPPVSLLSQNPNATSGGPTQEMLQANARMLETILDDYGVKGTIGEILCGPVVTLYELEPAPGIRSARVIGLADDIARSLSVISVRIATVPGRNIIGIEVPNSSREMVYFSDMLTSEAWHRHTAKLCLALGKNIFGEPIYTNLAKMPHLLIAGTTGSGKSVGVNAMILSLLYRLSPDECRLILIDPKMLELSVYEGIPHLLTPVVTDPHKALSALKWAVREMERRYRLMSQLGVRNIDGYNQRITNARNQSKVMTRRVQTGFDPETGKPTFEEQQIPLEHFPYIVVIIDEMADLMMVAGKDIEAAVQRLAQMARAAGIHVIMATQRPSVDVITGTIKANFPTRISFQVISKFDSRTILGEQGAEQLLGQGDMLFMQAGGRIKRIHGPFVSDDEVDKVVQHLRQQGEPIYVEDVTAEPVEENNNGNGRSGGGNGDDDLYNQAIALVVREGKASTSFIQRHLSIGYNRAAKIIEQMEKERIVSPANHVGKREILINKAPED, from the coding sequence GTGATTGGCCGTCATAAAGAAAAAATCATCTCCTCTGAATTACAATCTGCACTGGGTAAAAGGATTACTCAATGCAGTGGCTGGATTCTCTGGGTATTTGCTCTATTATTGACATTAGCTCTAATCAGCTACAATCCTTCCGATCCTTCTTTTAATACATCTTCAAATCAACCCCCAACCAATTTACTAGGGTACGTTGGTGCACATCTTTCAGATGCTTTATTTCAATGGGTAGGCATAGCAAGCTTTTTCCCTGTTGTTGTTTTTTTGGCGTGGGGATGGCGGATTATACGTCACCAACATTTAAGAGGATTTATTATACGGATCATTGCGATGATCTGTGCCATTCCTGTATCTGCTGCAGTTATTGCCGCCATTCCTTTATTTATCGCAGACAATTATGTTCCTCAATGGCCCAGTCAATCAGGTATAGGAGGATCAGTAGGATTTGTAATCGCACAAACCTCGTTTACCGCGGCCCATGATGCACTAGGATTATTGGGAAAAATTCTGATATGGATATTGGGAATTATTTTATCCGTATTGCTTATCCCCTTATCTATGGGACTTTCAAAACAAGAATGGCAACGAATTATAAATTTCCTTCATCGCATCGTTGCAACTATCATATACGTCTTCTCTAAGAAGAAAAAAGAAGCCTCTGAATCTGATCGCTATACAAACAGCACTTACTCAGCGCCTGTACGTACTTATAACAAGTCACCGTTTCAATCAGATCCAAACACGATTTATGACCAAGATTATATCCCCCCCTCTTATCAAGAGTCCATTCGGTCAACGACCCAAAATCCTCATCCTACTCCCAAAAAACAAACAGCCTCATCGCTTGCCCCCGACAATACCCCTATTTTTGATCCACAAGATCTAAACGATAAAAACGAGCAAGCATCAACATCCTACTCATCTACCGTACAAAATTCAGCATCACAAACAGCATCACCCCCTGTAGAAATTCCACGACCTGCTGAATATTCTCAGCCAAACCCTGTTGTACCGCCAAAACCAAAAGGTATTTTTTCTTTACTTAACAAACCAATCAAAGAGCACCTAGCTCCAATTAAAGAACATCTAACCCCTATCAAGGAAACAATACAAGCTGCTGATCCTTATAAAGAACCTCAACATTATGTCGCTGAAAATGCGTGGTCTTTTCCACCCGTGTCTTTGCTAAGTCAAAACCCTAATGCGACAAGCGGTGGCCCGACCCAAGAAATGTTGCAAGCCAATGCCCGCATGTTAGAAACAATTTTGGATGATTACGGGGTAAAAGGAACCATTGGCGAGATTTTATGCGGCCCCGTGGTAACATTATATGAGTTAGAGCCCGCACCAGGTATTCGTTCAGCCAGAGTAATAGGATTGGCTGATGACATTGCTCGATCTTTATCTGTTATTTCCGTACGTATTGCAACCGTTCCAGGGCGTAATATTATCGGAATTGAAGTACCCAATTCAAGCAGAGAAATGGTTTACTTTTCTGATATGTTAACCAGTGAAGCATGGCATCGACACACAGCAAAACTTTGCCTAGCGTTGGGAAAAAATATTTTTGGTGAACCTATTTATACCAATCTTGCTAAAATGCCGCACCTTCTAATCGCAGGGACGACAGGTTCTGGTAAGTCTGTTGGGGTCAATGCCATGATTTTATCCCTTTTATATCGGTTATCCCCTGATGAATGTAGGCTGATTTTAATTGATCCCAAAATGTTGGAACTTTCTGTATATGAAGGGATTCCCCATCTATTAACCCCAGTGGTTACCGATCCACACAAAGCACTATCGGCATTAAAATGGGCCGTTCGTGAAATGGAACGACGGTATCGTTTAATGTCTCAATTAGGTGTTCGAAATATTGATGGATATAATCAACGCATCACCAATGCCCGCAACCAAAGCAAAGTCATGACCCGTCGCGTTCAGACGGGTTTTGATCCTGAAACAGGAAAACCAACCTTTGAAGAACAACAAATACCCTTAGAACATTTTCCATATATCGTTGTAATCATCGATGAAATGGCTGATTTAATGATGGTTGCGGGTAAAGATATTGAAGCGGCAGTTCAGCGCTTGGCGCAAATGGCACGTGCTGCGGGAATTCATGTTATCATGGCAACCCAACGCCCGTCTGTTGATGTAATCACAGGAACCATTAAAGCAAACTTCCCCACCCGCATATCCTTCCAAGTGATCAGTAAATTTGATAGCCGTACAATTCTAGGTGAGCAAGGTGCCGAGCAACTGCTAGGCCAAGGGGATATGTTATTTATGCAAGCTGGCGGACGCATTAAACGTATACATGGTCCCTTTGTTTCTGATGATGAAGTCGACAAGGTTGTTCAACATTTGCGCCAACAGGGTGAACCTATTTATGTCGAGGATGTAACTGCGGAGCCTGTTGAAGAAAATAATAATGGAAATGGCCGCTCTGGCGGTGGCAACGGGGATGATGATTTATATAACCAAGCAATAGCCTTGGTTGTACGTGAAGGAAAAGCGTCAACCTCTTTCATCCAACGTCATTTATCCATAGGGTATAATCGTGCAGCCAAAATTATTGAACAAATGGAAAAAGAGCGCATCGTAAGTCCTGCAAACCATGTGGGTAAACGTGAAATCTTGATTAATAAAGCCCCAGAAGACTAA